A stretch of DNA from Manihot esculenta cultivar AM560-2 chromosome 7, M.esculenta_v8, whole genome shotgun sequence:
GGCTGATGTAGCATATGAACAGATTTAAAATgagtataaatttaaaagttaattctTCAAAtcaatatatgatttttttttcataggGCGAAATTAAGAAAAGTATGTCCTCAAGAATGTACTTTTTTTGTGTAGTTACAGAGAAAGAGAGGAAAGAAGAGCAATATCACATGTCCTATATGGGTATGCGAGTATTATTTAACTTTGgtataattaatttcaaatctATCATATGCATTGACTTGAAAAAGAGAGAAGGGATCCAATCCTTGGAACAGAGCCAATAATATACGGACAAAAGAACAGGCACTCATTTTCTCTAGATTGGTAGAAACATCATAGTTTCCTTTATATTATGACACCTCCCTTTTTCTTACAAAGCTCAGCCCTTCTTCCCATGAAATCAaatcttttcattttaaaacagagcatattataaaaataactagAAAAAGAATCCTATTAATCTAATGGAGAGGATTCAAGAATCTGGATTTTTAACTTTAATCTCAACGGTTTATGCATCATGGCCACATTGGAAGGGAATGCGAGCTGTAAAGCTATAGCATATTGATAGGAATATTATGTTCTAAATGCTGCTAATAGCTACAGACACTATTTGTTTGTTTCTTATTTGTTATTGGAGTCTTTAGTCAATTTCTCAGCCACTTTCTTCTTGCCAAGATTTTCTTGGTATGCTAATTGTTTATGCCAATGAGATTTTTGTCTCCActtttatctatatatataatttcaatgtTTGTGCAGTCCTTTTCTTGGGCAAGGCATTTCATTTTAGTTGAAAATGGGTTCATGTTCCTATACAGGTGaaagaataaaaagattaatgtcagcaaaaaacaaaaaaaaatctcatttcTCCATAATTTAGCATTCTTGGAAATGAAAATATTCTTGTTTTATACTTCACCACTGTCACTTACATTAAGTTCCTGAGTTTATAACTATTTATGGGATTAATTTCAGATGCTTATTTGTATATCTACTAATAATTATTGAATTAGTAATTCACTTTTTGATCCTCTTATTTTCAATGTCAAATTATTCTTCTAAAAGTATCATTTTACatgcaattaaaattatattccttttattttataattatttttcattttgtttaagaaatataatttcttttattaattttttaattatattatctaaATACTGGATGCACTTAAATGCATGAGGGCATTTGTATATGCTGTTGCCTTAAAGACTGttctaaaagaagaagaatagtaAATAGGAAGACAAGAGGTGAGTGATATTCTTAAGTAGCCATTTTCTCTTTTCAGTTTTTTTGACCAAGAAATTATGAGAGCCATCATCACATCCATGGGGGCATTCATGACACCCAACAATAAAAGGACAATGTGAAACTTGCTTTCAAGTTAAAGTGAACACAAACCACCAAATATTTCaaaggaaaacaaaaaagaaaagagaaaatagaGCTGCTATCATCATGATTACacataagaaaaaaaagaaacaataaccaTCATTGTTATATCAAGAATCATGTGATGCACAATTCTTTTATGATGCAAAGTCCTATTCTTCTAGATATCCACCTAATTACAGTAGATAAATCAAGATTATGTACAAAGGGAagtttatcataaaaaataagattATGTATAATAGGATATTTATGGTATCCCTGATGTAGTTTAAGATTTCGATATCTCTATAGTACTGATTATTAATTTGTGCAGAAAAAAAATCGAATGGTGTTTACTATAGCCATccgatatttaaattaataaaaattaagaatcaaACAGTAAGTTTGAGGTATTAAATGTGATAACCGCCGAATTTTCTATATTTAAGGTAAGGCCGCACCCTAAAAAGAATATAgatttaaaatcaattagaCTATCCTCAAGCAGATCGACCCAATACCACAAGCCCTAATCCAGATATATAGGGTAGGCCGGATGGCTCATGAGCGCGGATTCAACAAGAAATAACCTAACCCGACGATATGACATAAAGGATAATAGCTAGTTCAGTCACTTTGCAGTTTTAACGGTACACGCGtccagaaaaaattaaatggcaCCTGACATGGAGGAGTGCTCTAACACGTCCGTATGTATAGGTTTAAATGACAGAAACAGGTGGCACTGATAATAGAAAAGCGGTTAGAGATCAttagcaaataaaaaaaaaaagataaaagaaaaggaaCATAATTTTCTCCTACCAAACTTACACACATACTGGAAACTTATTTTTTGAATATCAGAATGCATCCGATTTCGGTTCAGACTCCTCTCCAATGttagaatttattattatctCTGTTCCCATATGAGGCAGTTCAATTAAAGACAATGCAATAAAACTGTAACCACTGACGTGAGTCTAAAAAGCAATGAACATTACACTTGAAAAGCtgtcttttgattttttttttttttaaaaaaaaaaagaaatttcacataaatttagCTAAGAGTAAGTTTGAAATCAAACCCAAATTGAAATTGGATCAATTTAATTTAGACATACTTAACTTGATGCCCCCTTTCTATGCAACTCCACCAATACTTCTAGAAGTGAAAGTtttgttgaaaatatttttttaaaaaaaatactttccgtatgtaaaatttttagtaaaattaattaaatagaaaatattttaaattaaaaaataaactatttttaaagaaaattactttttaaaagattagattattttatagattttaaaatttttaatattattaagctTTTTCTCTGTCAATCATATAACACtctttgttttttaaaattataattaaataataaaaaataaattattatttaaaaaatatttttttaaaacaagtattttttttacatagtaattattttttaaagaaacaaAGAGTTTAATAAATAGTTCTTTATAGCTCTGCCAAAATTGGCCAATTCAGATACACAAGGTCAGAAAAAGTCCTAGAGTTAGAAGTTtccttaataagaaatgaaataaTGGTGATTATCAAAAACCAAGCCAGAAGTACTCGAGAATTGGTAATAAGCTCTAAGCTCTCTGTACATACACTAAATATttctatgaaatttttttttgggGTAGTTCTATGATTTCAATCTTTTCTCAATCCAAACTCTATTCAGAGCAACAGAATGGAAATTTCACACATCCATGAAACTGCAGAAACCATTTAGACATTATCAACAACTTTCAGATTGAACTCAAATCTCTGTAGAAATGGAGTTAAAAGAAAGTAGTTCCATGGAACTAAGCACTTCAGTAAAGTTCTAGACAGCTAAGGGAGAATTCTTTTACTGCAGAAAGTCAGAGGATTAAACTGTCTCTTTGACATAATGAACTTTGTTCACACTTATTACACTAAAGCTTGACAAATTCTAAGGTTGTATATTGTGGGCCAGACATTTCAGACAaggaaaatttactatttagtctcgaTGTATAAGAAAACTCATTAGTTGGATtctctattttgaaaaataaattaaaatacctCATTTTAAAATGCTACTAATTAGACTCTTCGTTTcgttaattttaaccgttaaatactgtaaaaaatctaaaatgccCTGATACAGAAGAAttgattaatagattttttataaatatgagaaactaactaatgagtttttcaAAACCAGaataactaaatagtaaaatacttaatGACTAAAAAAAGTAAACTTTTAAAAACATTAAGGacgttttaatgcatttttcaaaATCGAGAGACCAACTAATTAGTTTTCTCATaccatagggactaaatagtagtTTTTCTTATTGACAAACATTCATCATCTCCTAAATTCCAAGTTCTTGTCATAACTTATCTGTTTCCAGTTCAAAAAGGTACCATAGATATTAAACTACACATGTGATGGACCACTGGACCAGACCACATTGAATTTTGGCACAAGAAGTGCCAAATGTTTGCCAGAACTCATCTATTTCTAATTCAAAAGAGACATTTGATATTAGACTAAAGAGGCTGTGGACCACTGAAGAtatctgaagaagaagaagaatatgcAGAGAACAGAAGAATTGTAGATCAGATTTATGCATTTACTCAACAGCAATTCTGCACAAAGCTGATTTCAGGGACATCAGCAATGAGCATTGATATACACATGTCAAATCAAGCAACATATTGACATTTCAGTAAGCATTGCTGATTAATTGAAAACTCACAAAACAATGAACTACTAACAAATCTATATCAGTGAAATTCGCAATCAGTAGAAAGATTACGAGCCTGAGCTTTGCTCTGCGTTCGAGTCGGCTTCAATAATGTTTTTTTACACTTTGCTAGATGTCATGACATCCTTGAGTACTAAAACTCGAACGAGCAAATGTGTTGTTGTGGTTGGAAAATATTTCTGAACCATCTCCAGCAGATTGGTTTCTTCTTATTCGAAAGAGACCTTTGTTATCACGATAAGTTTTGGTTTGAGCTCTTCCTTTGATGCCAAATCTTGcactatcaaatctagaactaaACGTCCGATTTGCAGACTTGAAAGTAGATTCAAACCCATCAATCTCTCCCAAAAATCCAGACTCCCCTTCTGTTCCAGCCATTAGTTCCATTAAATTGCTTCGAAACCCCAAATCTGAATACACTCTCCGCGAATCCTTCACTGATTTTGCACCAAGTTTGCCCTCTGCACCATCCAAATTCTCTTCTCCAAAATGGTTGTTTCTGAATTCAACTGTACGTCCCATTGTCTCCACCATCATACATGGATTGTTGAATCCATTCCATGAATGAAGAGGAACCAATTTACTTAAAGAAGTTAACCATTCAATCACCTCCTTCATCGCCGGCCTCCTCTCTCTACAAGACCTCACACATTTAGCAGCAATCAAAGCCAATTGCTTCCTTGTCATGGGATCCTTAAGAGGGGCAATTCTTGGATCATAAATGGCAACAAGCTTCCCTTTCTTTATCAATGGAATCGCCCAATCCACAATAGAAGGTGGTGAATGCCCCACATCAATGGCCTTCCTTCCACTAATGATCTCCAACAACAAAATCCCAAAACTAAATACATCAGTTTTAGTACTCAAATTATCTGGAGTAACATAACATGGATCAAGATAGCCCATAGTACCAGCAGGTGGAGTTGATTTAAGTCTATAATCATCATCAATACCACACCTTAGAGCTAAACCAAAATCACCCAATCTTGCATTAAAATTTCTATCAATCAAAACATTTGCAGACTTTATATCTCTATGGATTATTGGTGGGTTTTGGGAGTGTAAAGTGTCAATAGCCTTAGCAATTTGCAAAGCCATTCGAATTCTTCGACCCCAATTGAGTGGTCTTGAATTTGAGTGAAGAATATCATAAAGAGTACCATTGCTCATAAATTCAACAACAAGCAATCTATCTTTAGTATCATTTGCAAATCCTAACAAGTTTACCAATCTTGGGCTGTGAATCTTTGACAAGATCTCGATCTCATTATCCACTTCCTGCCCAATATCAACACCTTTTGAAGGTTTCTTGACGGCTACATGGCGCCCACGAATAACAGCCTTGTAGACACAGCCATGGCTGCCTTTACCTAGCAGTTTCTGGTCAGAAAAACCATTGGTAGCCGCCACAAGATCACTGTAATGAAACTGTTGGATCTTGATGGGTTTTTCATGTTTATTTTGGGAGGTTTTAGAAGAAGTAGTTTGAGAAGCTGGGTTGGAGATGGCAATGGCTGATTCTGCCTTACAAGAAAGGTATCCCATTTAAGACCAATTTGGTGAAATGGGTTTTGATTCTTCAACTTTCCGGGCAAAAAAATGCaccaaaaaatctaaaaattcaaGCTTTCTGCTACATGAACAAGAGAGGAGTTCAAAGAAAGTTGGGTTAATGGAGATAAAGCCATTGGAGTTGACATGAAATGGCACTGAGCACTGTGGATTTGTGTGGGAAATGAgtggaaggaggatatgggaAGGGAAAATTGTTGGGTAGTGAGCAGGGAGCCCACCAAATTGGAATCCCAAAGCCATTTTCATGGCACAAAATATGGTGAGTTCTTATACCAAATTTTCTAATAGAAAGTCCCGTCCTTTACCACTCGTCATTTTCCACCATTACTGCTCTGTGTTTTTGCCTTACCAGTTATTTTCCTTCAATACTGTAACGCTATCTTTTTGAATTACTCCCACAATCTTTGCTAATTTTACAATTATATAcccattaaaaatattaaattttattaaatgctgAGATATATTTTGGaagaatttttgaaaataaaaataaaattataatagttaatttataattattatagtataaaaaaaataaataataattttaaaatgattaaaaataaaagataaaaaaatatatagaaaagaGTGATAGTATTTTGACTTTTGTTAACAGTgaaaaaatattcttttattatttaattcttctaATTAAAGCACAAGGTAAATAAGCTTGTAAAATCTATTTTTATTGTTAcatgttatttaaatttttctttttgttaaagGTATATTCGTaacttcaatttttatttttttatttttttattttttttccacttTATAATTggtagaaaatattttagaaatttgaaaggaaatttaaatatattatatatttttttctttaattactttttttaaacataattaATGTTTGTGATTTTTCCAAATAACTCTAATACGAATAAGGTGAAATACATTGATTATTTAGCTGTTATTTGAATAAAAGAAATACTGAtctgaattattaaaataataaaatatgagtaATTTATttgggaaaaaaatattttcttctaTGAAATTTACCTTATAAATCTTCAATTTCATCTTGCAAAAGTTTTACATCCTATCttcagttattttattttattttattttaaataatttctatGTATTCCAACCAAATGTTATGTTGCAAGTAATTACTTTTAATTACTCTCTccgtcttataatttttatttataaagataTTTATGTGGAAtgagtaatttaattatattcagaATATATAATATGTAGTTTGAGTAGCCTACAAAAAAGGAGAGGatatatatttacataaaaattatgtTTCTATCTATTATTCTTATTTAATTCGCCCTGCAAGATGGCAGACGAGAAGTAATACCAATTTAATCGACTGAAATCTAGTGCCGATAGTGGCTTTGTTAACATGTTTGCTAGTTGCTCCTTAGAGGAAACATGAGAGACACATAGACTTCCATCTTAAACTTGTGTTTGGACAAAATGATAATCGATAGCAATATGTTTCATTCTCGAGTGAAAAATTGGATTGGTAATAACATAAGTTGTACCTAAATTATCACAGTATATTACGGGGTTTTGTAATACTAGAATGTGAAGCTCGGTTAATAGATTTCTCACCCACGATAAGTCAGCAAATGTAGCTGCAACCGACTTATATTATGCCTTAGTTGATGATTGTGCCACCCATTTCTATTTCTTGGAAGACCATCCATCCTACTGGATTTCTTCCCAAAAAGATTATACGTGCACTTGTTGAAATTCTATCATCACGGTTTCCAATCAAATCAGCATCTGAAAATGCACGTGATTTAGTTGAAGTATCTTTACGAATGAATAGTCCAGAATCAAATGTGCCAACTAGATATCTCAACAAACGCTTCACTGCAGACCAATGATTGATAGTTGGCCATGACGTGTACTGTGATAATTTGTTAACCACAAAAGTCACATCTGGTTGAGTTAATAATAAGTATTGCAAGCTGCCTAAAACCGCACGATATTCAAAAGCATCACTTACATGTATCGAATCATTAAGACTCAAGGATGTAGTAGGTGATAATAGCGTGGAGATAGATTTGGCTTCTTGCATTTGCACTTCTCTAGGATTTCGCAAATGTAGTTTTATTGAGACAAGAATAAGTCATTCATTGTGCGAGTTACCTTTACTCCCAAGAAAAAATGTAAGTCCCCCAAATCTTTAATTGAGAACCGATTCCCAAGTGTTATAATAAACTGCTCTATATCTCTTGAATTGCTGCCAGTGATAATTATGTTGTCGACATATA
This window harbors:
- the LOC110618780 gene encoding serine/threonine-protein kinase-like protein At3g51990, which produces MGYLSCKAESAIAISNPASQTTSSKTSQNKHEKPIKIQQFHYSDLVAATNGFSDQKLLGKGSHGCVYKAVIRGRHVAVKKPSKGVDIGQEVDNEIEILSKIHSPRLVNLLGFANDTKDRLLVVEFMSNGTLYDILHSNSRPLNWGRRIRMALQIAKAIDTLHSQNPPIIHRDIKSANVLIDRNFNARLGDFGLALRCGIDDDYRLKSTPPAGTMGYLDPCYVTPDNLSTKTDVFSFGILLLEIISGRKAIDVGHSPPSIVDWAIPLIKKGKLVAIYDPRIAPLKDPMTRKQLALIAAKCVRSCRERRPAMKEVIEWLTSLSKLVPLHSWNGFNNPCMMVETMGRTVEFRNNHFGEENLDGAEGKLGAKSVKDSRRVYSDLGFRSNLMELMAGTEGESGFLGEIDGFESTFKSANRTFSSRFDSARFGIKGRAQTKTYRDNKGLFRIRRNQSAGDGSEIFSNHNNTFARSSFSTQGCHDI